One genomic window of Coffea eugenioides isolate CCC68of chromosome 1, Ceug_1.0, whole genome shotgun sequence includes the following:
- the LOC113760426 gene encoding putative disease resistance protein RGA3: MADVLIASTIEVALKKTLSLANERIGKLFQFKEDLETLKGSVAMIQAVLADAEEKQMHDQAVRLWLQRLEAVACDAENLLDELNYEALRRQLVGKVRSFILSSDINIVFRRRMASKIRDINKKLNKINKDANDFGLIRFQRASFPPSTTAKVTLNRETDSIAGHYVVGRAKDETSLVEILLSLSEKAVSVIPILGMGGLGKTTLAQSIYKNSQVHSHFEKKIWVCVSDNFDVTRLLKMILESLTRRNVEMTSRDVIVQEIREQLVGKIFFLVLDDVWTENLTLWDDFFGSLLGLNATNGNWCVVTTRKQQTASIVATHDPYVLGKLSDDDCWSILTKKAIAGGEIPKQLHVMKKEIIKKCGGLPLVASVMGGLLRMKRKEEWQLVLKNKLSNFSGDEDGVMEILKLSFDCLPSPSIKKCFAYCSVFPKDTMMKGDMLIELWMGEGLLQADANNQMMMEEIGMNCLRILLQSSLFEETRSYRETHYYKMHDLVHDLAESMSKSTKVINNIRYLAIDLSGGREDREKLLERLSTALRTLFVKGDLSGDMLMKLKNLYVLNLSHATTQELPITIGKLIHLRYVNLLSSRIRILPDSLCKLYNLQTLALDSMYVKDLPKGMCNLISLRHLYFYTFDEKFQMPLEMGRLTCLQTLEFFNVGREKGRQIEELGCLKNLKGSLSVRNLQLVKDRKTAEEANLFEKANLFRLILAWALAWDREGNNYNYDKDVLDGLQPHPNLEELVIQHFMGDQFPRWLMDLPTTLPKLARLEFYYCHRCRELLPLQNFTSLKELEIWFCRGLTNLPGDMLQSCISLQKLQVAYCDNLISFPLDLQQTPSLLELELYACPKLKTSMTPKGFGFLTSLNRIEIGPFSDDDDHENSSIYNEFDWSGLISFSSLSSTLCDLELFGLPHMESLPYQIQYLTTLISLRVHDFRGIKALPDWFGNFASLEYLCLFGFKELRHLPSEDAMRSLTKLKVLLVYGSPLLKERCTPESSGLDSQWSKVSHIQLLLISDL, translated from the coding sequence ATGGCTGATGTACTTATAGCTTCCACAATAGAGGTAGCATTGAAGAAGACACTTTCCCTTGCCAATGAAAGGATTGGCAAGTTATTCCAATTCAAGGAGGATTTGGAGACCCTCAAAGGATCTGTTGCTATGATCCAAGCTGTCTTGGCTGATGCAGAGGAAAAGCAAATGCATGACCAGGCCGTGCGACTGTGGCTCCAGAGGCTAGAAGCCGTGGCGTGTGATGCCGAGAATTTGTTGGACGAGCTGAATTATGAAGCTCTTCGTCGCCAACTCGTGGGCAAGGTGCGCTCCTTCATCCTGTCCTCTGACATTAATATTGTTTTCCGACGGAGAATGGCCTCTAAGATCAGGGACATCAACAAGAAGTTGAATAAGATCAATAAAGACGCCAATGATTTCGGACTGATCAGATTCCAAAGGGCAAGTTTCCCCCCTTCTACTACTGCTAAAGTCACACTAAATAGAGAGACGGATTCTATTGCTGGCCACTATGTTGTAGGAAGAGCAAAGGATGAAACAAGCCTGGTGGAGATCTTGCTAAGCTTGTCAGAAAAAGCCGTTTCTGTAATTCCCATCCTTGGGATGGGCGGATTGGGAAAGACAACTTTAGCTCAATCTATATACAAAAATAGTCAAGTTCATAGccattttgagaaaaaaatttggGTTTGTGTGTCCGACAATTTTGACGTGACCAGgcttttgaaaatgattttagaATCACTAACGAGAAGAAATGTTGAAATGACCAGTAGGGATGTCATCGTCCAGGAAATTCGAGAACAACTTGtgggaaaaattttttttcttgttcttgatgatgtctGGACCGAAAATCTTACCTTGTGGGATGATTTTTTTGGTTCATTACTGGGGCTAAATGCAACTAATGGAAATTGGTGTGTTGTGACTACTCGTAAACAACAAACTGCATCCATTGTGGCCACACATGATCCTTATGTGCTAGGAAAGCTATCTGATGACGATTGTTGGTCTATCCTAACAAAGAAAGCCATTGCAGGTGGAGAAATTCCCAAACAATTGCATgtcatgaaaaaggaaattataaaaaaatgtGGTGGTCTACCGCTGGTTGCAAGTGTAATGGGAGGTTTATTGCGCATGAAGAGAAAAGAGGAGTGGCAATTGGTTTTGAAGAATAAGCTTTCAAATTTTAGTGGAGATGAAGATGGTGTCATGGAAATACTTAAATTGAGTTTTGATTGTTTACCATCTCCATCCATTAAGAAATGTTTTGCATATTGTTCTGTATTTCCTAAGGATACTATGATGAAAGGAGATATGCTAATCGAACTTTGGATGGGAGAAGGCTTACTCCAAGCAGATGCCAACAACCAAATGATGATGGAGGAAATTGGAATGAATTGTCTGAGAATTTTATTACAGAGTTCGTTGTTTGAAGAAACCAGAAGTTATCGGGAAACACATTATTATAAGATGCATGATCTAGTGCACGACCTCGCAGAGTCAATGTCAAAGTCTACTAAAGTTATTAACAATATTCGTTACCTTGCAATAGATTTATCAGGTGGCAGAGAAGACAGAGAAAAACTTTTGGAGAGGCTATCAACTGCACTTCGTACATTGTTTGTAAAGGGTGACCTATCTGGTGATATGTTAATGAAGTTGAAGAACTTGTATGTTTTGAATTTGTCTCATGCAACAACTCAAGAGCTACCGATCACAATTGGCAAATTGATACATTTGCGGTATGTTAACCTTTTGAGTTCTAGAATCCGTATTTTGCCAGACTCCCTTTGCAAGCTTTATAATTTGCAGACATTGGCACTAGATAGCATGTATGTCAAAGATCTTCCGAAGGGGATGTGCAATTTGATTAGCTTGAGACATCTCTATTTTTACACCTTTGATGAAAAATTTCAAATGCCGCTAGAGATGGGACGACTGACTTGCCTTCAGACACTAGAGTTCTTTAATGTGGGTCGAGAGAAGGGTCGACAAATTGAAGAGCTTGGATGCTTGAAAAACCTCAAAGGTAGTTTAAGTGTGCGCAATCTTCAACTAGTAAAGGATAGGAAAACAGCTGAGGAAGCAAATCTATTTGAAAAGGCAAATCTATTTAGGTTGATACTTGCGTGGGCCCTGGCTTGGGATCGAGAAGGCAACAACTACAACTACGACAAAGATGTGTTAGATGGCCTTCAGCCTCATCCAAATTTGGAAGAGTTGGTAATTCAGCATTTTATGGGTGATCAATTTCCTCGATGGTTAATGGATTTGCCAACAACACTCCCCAAGTTAGCGCGTTTGGAGTTTTATTATTGCCACAGATGTAGAGAACTCCTTCCCTTGCAAAACTTTACATCTCTTAAAGAGCTGGAGATTTGGTTTTGCCGTGGATTAACGAATCTACCCGGTGACATGCTACAGTCTTGTATCTCTCTCCAAAAGCTTCAGGTGGCTTATTGCGACAATCTTATCTCCTTTCCGCTTGATTTGCAACAAACGCCTTCTCTTTTGGAGTTGGAATTATACGCGTGTCCCAAACTGAAAACAAGTATGACGCCCAAAGGATTTGGTTTCCTAACCAGCTTAAATCGTATTGAAATTGGTCCCTTCTCAGATGATGATGACCatgaaaattcttcaatttacaATGAATTTGATTGGTCTGGATTGATATCCTTCTCCTCTTTGTCATCCACACTATGTGACCTAGAATTATTTGGGTTGCCACACATGGAGTCCCTACCATATCAGATCCAATACTTGACCACTCTCATATCACTTCGGGTACATGACTTTAGAGGTATAAAAGCTCTGCCAGATTGGTTCGGAAACTTTGCTTCTCTTGAATACCTATGTTTATTTGGTTTCAAAGAGCTTCGACATTTACCCTCTGAGGATGCCATGAGAAGTCTCACCAAACTAAAAGTTCTACTGGTTTATGGTTCTCCTCTGTTAAAAGAAAGGTGCACTCCCGAGAGCAGCGGCCTTGACTCCCAGTGGTCCAAAGTTTCTCATATTCAACTCCTATTAATAAGTGATTTATAG